DNA from Asanoa sp. WMMD1127:
CCACGGCCGCGGTGATCGCGCACGCCGTGGCCAGTCCGCGCTCCCCCACGGCGCTGCTCCTCGGGCTGGCGCCGCTGGTCTGGATCGGGCGGATCTCGTACGGCCTGTACCTCTGGCACTGGCCGATCTTCGGCTGGCTGACGGCGGACCGGACCGGGGTGGGCGGGCTGCCGCTGCTCGGGCTGCGGTTCGCGGTCGTGTTCGCCGTCTCGGTGGCCTCCTATCTGCTGGTCGAGCGGCCGATCCGGCGGGCGCGGTGGACCCGGCGCCGGCCCCGGCTCAGCGGCGCGGCGGCGCTGTCGGCGGCCCTGGCCACGGCGGCCGTCGCGGTGCTGCTGACGGCGCCGCCGCCGGCCCGGCCGGCGCCGCAGATCGCGCTCGACACCCGGCCCGCGCCGTCCGCCTCGGCCTCCGCCGCGCCGCCGATCCAGCGGCCGGGCCGCACGCCCGGGGCGCTGCCGCGGATCGCGTTCATGGGCGACTCGGTGTCGTGGTCGCTCGGCACGTACCTGCCCCAGCAGGACAAGCTCCAGGTGACCGCGCGGGGCGTGCCCGGGTGCGGGATCGCCCGGTTGCCGGAGATCGTCTACGTCGGCTCGCCCCACCCGAACTATCCCGGCTGCGACAAATGGGACCAGCGCTGGAAACGCGACATCGGCAGCGACGACCCCGACGTGGCGGTGATCCTGCTCGACCGCTGGGAGCTGATGGACCGCAAGCTCAACGGGCGTTACCAGCACGTGGGCGAGCCGGAGTTCGACGCGTACCTGTCCCGCGAGCTCAACCTCGCCATCGACGTCGCCGGCTCGCGCGGTGGGCACGTGGTGGTGCTGACCGCGCCGTACACCCGGCGGGCCGAACGCCCCGACGGCGGCCTGTGGCCGGAGGACCAGCCGGACCGGGTGGACGCCTGGAACCGGCTGCTGCGGTCGACGGCCGCCGCGCGCAAGGCCACCGTGCTCGATCTGCAGGGCGTGGTCTGCCCGGACCGCCGGTTCACCTGGGACGTGGGTGGCGTCCGCGTCCGCAGCGACGGGCTGCATTTCACGCCGGAAGGCGTACAACAGGTGATCGCGCCGTGGCTCCTGCCCCAACTCGCCCGGATCGCCACGACCGGGGCATAGAACGCCCGGTTGCGGGCACCCGCGTCGTATGAAGGCTGTGACATGGCAGGGCACCGCGAAGGTCGCCGTCGAGTCCGTACCCGATCCCAAGATCCAGGAGCCCACCGACGCGATCGTCAAACTGACGTCGACGGCGATCTGCGGCTCGGACCTGCACCTCTATGACGTGCTCGGACCGTTCCTCGACCAGGGTGACGTGCTCGGGCACGAGCCCATGGGCATCGTCCAGGAGGTCGGCCCCGAGGTCACCCACATCAAACCCGGCGACCGGGTGGTGGTGCCGTTCAACATCT
Protein-coding regions in this window:
- a CDS encoding acyltransferase family protein, producing the protein MSGARLPYQPALDGVRAFAVLAVLLFHGGVAALPGGFLGVDAFFVLSGFLITSLLLVERAGTGRTDLVAFWGRRARRLLPALLLVLVTVAVVSRWLLPPTELPALRLDYLAAVAYLANWRMMFRDGDYFAATGAPSPLQHTWSLGIEEQFYLIWPLVFVAAAVLARGRRTRLVLLAICLVGSVASAVASALLFSPADVDRDYFGTDTRAVTLLVGCGLAVLLVGRVGGVPGRHRVLGALALGGVVITAFFWATAGGGDPWLYRGGLTLIALATAAVIAHAVASPRSPTALLLGLAPLVWIGRISYGLYLWHWPIFGWLTADRTGVGGLPLLGLRFAVVFAVSVASYLLVERPIRRARWTRRRPRLSGAAALSAALATAAVAVLLTAPPPARPAPQIALDTRPAPSASASAAPPIQRPGRTPGALPRIAFMGDSVSWSLGTYLPQQDKLQVTARGVPGCGIARLPEIVYVGSPHPNYPGCDKWDQRWKRDIGSDDPDVAVILLDRWELMDRKLNGRYQHVGEPEFDAYLSRELNLAIDVAGSRGGHVVVLTAPYTRRAERPDGGLWPEDQPDRVDAWNRLLRSTAAARKATVLDLQGVVCPDRRFTWDVGGVRVRSDGLHFTPEGVQQVIAPWLLPQLARIATTGA